One segment of Paenibacillus sp. FSL R7-0337 DNA contains the following:
- a CDS encoding serine hydrolase domain-containing protein yields the protein MLRNRWINVAMLLLCLLLLLTACNDKPPVELTLKAAQEKATLLTNTYDTNSVQYALIDHGRITVSGQAGKNDEEGQRPLTKDTMYGIGSTSKMFTTVAVMQLVEQGNIGLDTPVVQYVPEFTMKDERYNQITPRMLLNHSSGLQGSSYTNAFLFNDKDTYAYDTLLEQLAGETLKADPGAYSVYCNDGFSLAQIVVERVSGMDFTSYIRRYITEPLGMVNTKTPLDSPDEAKMAGLYYPTYTGQLPNETVNVIGTGGIYSTAEDLVRFSQVFTGEKEEVLSGKSAEAAAQDEYKTPLWPDDADNSIGYGLGWDSVDLYPFGEYGMKALTKGGDTVLYHTSLVVLPEQDMAAAVVSSGGSSTYDQLLASEILLQALKENGTLTEFKPEKSYGVRVKADMPESMLQYAGIYGATGTTMNIKISTGGVMSITSEQPSANPNRMLKYSADGMFHSSDGKEMISFVTEENGRTYEWIRQYASVPGLGQVAISMYNAEKLKPRDLPAQTREAWMQRDGKKYYLLNEKYTSLGYLMFPPTQLNLSNQLPGYVLDKRITGPNTAVSELQIPGSNGRDLSNLTFFTQDGVEYLNHGGLVLVNEDNLKPLNYAKKSTVTIPPSGYARWYTISDKDEGKMLKVSVSSNGSFAVYDDKGTCLYFSVIGGKDQTTLPAGGTIVFAGDAGTKFEVSTQ from the coding sequence ATGCTAAGAAACCGTTGGATAAATGTAGCTATGCTATTGTTGTGTCTGCTTCTGCTGTTAACCGCCTGCAACGACAAGCCACCTGTGGAACTCACCCTGAAAGCTGCACAGGAGAAAGCAACTCTCCTCACAAATACGTACGACACGAACAGCGTGCAATACGCCCTTATCGATCATGGCCGCATCACCGTATCCGGCCAAGCCGGCAAGAATGATGAGGAGGGACAGAGGCCGCTCACGAAAGACACGATGTACGGAATCGGCTCAACCAGTAAAATGTTTACCACGGTTGCCGTTATGCAACTGGTCGAGCAAGGGAATATCGGTCTCGACACACCGGTCGTCCAGTATGTCCCCGAGTTTACGATGAAGGATGAACGTTACAATCAGATTACACCGCGTATGTTGCTGAATCATTCCTCCGGTTTACAGGGTTCCTCGTATACTAACGCCTTTTTATTCAATGATAAAGATACTTACGCCTACGACACACTACTGGAACAACTAGCCGGTGAGACCTTAAAGGCTGATCCGGGTGCTTATTCAGTGTACTGCAATGACGGCTTTTCACTTGCCCAGATTGTGGTCGAGCGCGTCAGCGGCATGGACTTCACCTCTTATATCCGTCGATATATTACGGAACCTCTAGGTATGGTTAATACGAAGACGCCGCTCGATTCTCCGGACGAGGCGAAGATGGCGGGGCTCTATTATCCTACCTATACAGGACAACTTCCTAACGAGACGGTCAACGTGATCGGAACCGGAGGCATTTATTCCACCGCGGAAGATTTGGTTCGTTTCTCACAAGTTTTCACAGGGGAAAAGGAAGAGGTCTTGTCTGGTAAATCGGCTGAGGCCGCAGCGCAAGACGAGTACAAGACGCCACTCTGGCCTGACGATGCGGACAACTCCATCGGATACGGTCTCGGCTGGGACAGCGTCGATCTCTATCCCTTCGGAGAATACGGAATGAAGGCACTGACCAAAGGCGGGGACACGGTTCTCTATCACACATCGCTCGTTGTGCTTCCCGAACAGGACATGGCGGCAGCTGTCGTCTCTTCCGGCGGAAGCAGTACATACGACCAGCTTCTGGCCAGCGAAATCCTGCTTCAGGCGCTGAAGGAGAACGGGACCCTTACGGAATTCAAGCCAGAGAAATCTTACGGTGTGCGGGTAAAGGCTGATATGCCGGAGTCCATGTTGCAATATGCGGGAATCTACGGCGCGACTGGTACAACAATGAACATCAAAATATCCACAGGTGGTGTCATGTCCATCACTTCGGAGCAGCCATCGGCTAATCCGAACCGGATGCTCAAATATTCGGCGGACGGCATGTTCCATAGTTCGGATGGAAAAGAGATGATCAGCTTTGTGACGGAGGAGAATGGACGCACTTACGAATGGATTCGACAATACGCTTCGGTGCCGGGTCTTGGGCAGGTAGCTATATCCATGTACAACGCTGAGAAGCTCAAGCCCCGAGATCTTCCGGCGCAGACCCGGGAAGCATGGATGCAGCGCGACGGCAAGAAATATTATTTACTGAATGAGAAGTATACATCGCTCGGTTATTTGATGTTCCCGCCCACCCAATTGAACCTGTCTAACCAATTGCCGGGGTACGTATTGGATAAGCGAATAACCGGCCCGAATACGGCTGTCTCCGAATTGCAAATTCCGGGATCGAACGGACGGGATCTCTCAAATCTTACGTTTTTTACACAAGACGGCGTTGAGTACTTGAATCATGGTGGACTCGTCTTAGTGAACGAGGACAACTTGAAGCCATTAAACTATGCTAAGAAGTCAACTGTTACGATTCCGCCTAGCGGATACGCCAGGTGGTATACGATAAGCGACAAAGACGAGGGCAAAATGCTTAAGGTGAGCGTATCCTCGAATGGTTCCTTCGCCGTTTATGATGACAAGGGGACATGCCTCTACTTCAGTGTCATCGGCGGCAAGGATCAGACCACGCTGCCTGCGGGAGGAACGATTGTTTTCGCCGGAGATGCTGGCACGAAGTTTGAGGTTTCCACGCAATAA
- a CDS encoding 4-hydroxyphenylacetate 3-hydroxylase N-terminal domain-containing protein encodes MAVKSGKEYIERIDRQQIKIWYQGKTIQRPLSSHPAFNGLMKTQAEMYDMQHQQKPIEQMTFQSGTDGERYGLSFLAPRSKEDLVRRRIMMELWAGKHHGFLGRSPDYMNTTLMSLYTAAHLLQEYNPEYEDNLKKYYEYCRSQDITLSHAFIQPFASRLSEVVDEVEDSITAKVVERKENGIVVNGAFMMATQAATCDEILVIPSPLPSMMEQDNPYAFAFAVPNDLEGMTFICRESYSGSSQYDHPLSSRFEEMDAMVIFDHVFIPRNRIFYLGNQEIGERLFSEGNFHSHAGHQVLTRYITKTEFLLGLISKLSDEQNIALEAVTMERISRILTMLENLKALRLASEMMAEPDAKGYYVPAHKPLIAATMQYSSFYQEMLGMLQDISSSNLVMLPSETDLGSDAGGFIRLYLKGQDSSACDRISLFRLSWELAIGPFGGRQRQFERFFFGNTRALTSRMYNVYSLDKYKTMIDEFLQRGETQVF; translated from the coding sequence ATGGCAGTTAAGAGCGGCAAGGAATATATCGAGCGTATCGACCGCCAGCAGATCAAAATATGGTACCAGGGTAAAACCATCCAAAGGCCTTTATCCAGCCATCCCGCCTTCAACGGATTAATGAAGACCCAAGCTGAAATGTATGATATGCAGCATCAGCAGAAACCCATCGAACAAATGACCTTTCAAAGCGGGACGGATGGGGAGCGCTACGGACTTTCCTTCCTGGCCCCGAGAAGCAAGGAAGACCTGGTCCGCCGGAGGATCATGATGGAATTGTGGGCTGGGAAGCACCACGGGTTTTTAGGGAGATCACCCGATTATATGAACACGACGCTGATGTCTTTATATACCGCTGCGCATCTGTTACAAGAATACAATCCGGAATATGAAGATAATCTTAAAAAGTACTATGAGTACTGCCGCAGCCAGGACATTACCTTATCCCACGCATTCATTCAGCCGTTTGCCAGCCGGTTGTCCGAAGTGGTGGACGAGGTGGAGGATTCCATTACAGCTAAAGTTGTCGAGCGCAAGGAGAACGGAATTGTGGTAAACGGTGCTTTTATGATGGCTACGCAGGCAGCAACCTGTGATGAAATACTGGTGATCCCTTCACCTCTCCCTTCCATGATGGAACAGGATAATCCATATGCCTTTGCTTTTGCCGTTCCCAATGATCTGGAAGGGATGACCTTCATTTGCCGTGAGAGTTACTCAGGCTCATCTCAATATGATCATCCGCTGAGCAGCAGATTTGAAGAAATGGACGCCATGGTGATCTTCGATCACGTCTTCATCCCACGCAACCGTATCTTTTACTTAGGGAATCAAGAGATTGGAGAGCGGCTGTTCAGCGAAGGGAATTTTCACAGCCATGCCGGCCATCAGGTGCTTACACGCTACATTACCAAGACGGAATTTCTGCTCGGCCTGATCTCTAAATTGTCAGATGAACAGAATATCGCTCTCGAAGCGGTAACGATGGAGCGGATATCCCGGATTTTGACCATGCTTGAGAATTTAAAAGCTCTTCGCCTGGCTTCCGAAATGATGGCAGAACCGGATGCCAAGGGTTATTATGTGCCGGCCCACAAGCCGCTGATTGCGGCTACGATGCAGTATTCCTCTTTTTATCAGGAGATGCTGGGTATGCTCCAGGACATCAGCTCCAGTAATCTGGTGATGCTTCCTTCCGAGACAGACCTGGGATCTGATGCCGGCGGCTTTATCCGTCTCTATCTTAAAGGACAGGATTCATCAGCCTGTGACCGGATTTCGCTCTTCCGGCTAAGCTGGGAACTGGCTATCGGCCCCTTCGGCGGCAGGCAAAGACAGTTTGAGCGCTTTTTCTTCGGAAACACCCGCGCGCTTACTTCCCGGATGTATAACGTGTACAGTCTTGATAAATACAAGACGATGATTGATGAATTTCTGCAGCGTGGAGAAACCCAGGTCTTTTAA
- a CDS encoding TetR/AcrR family transcriptional regulator: MRELKNIEERILDRALYLMGKNKSCNIAIRTIAKEADVNVSAINYYFRSKDEMLNLVKEFYIQNILTVLSILRDEACSPKEKLLLAANEIMEYSLRFPGNRVIYTHSLECSDDDKTSRRVIDLSEEIGSLLKACLRKLIPEDDDNFRFKYLIFTSSINYPTEYEGITETDGLFLTDKEARIEYLNLLIDSLFSD; this comes from the coding sequence ATGAGAGAGCTGAAAAATATTGAAGAACGTATCCTGGACCGCGCGCTGTATCTGATGGGGAAGAACAAAAGCTGTAATATCGCGATCCGCACCATTGCCAAAGAAGCGGATGTTAATGTGAGTGCCATCAATTATTATTTCCGAAGTAAAGACGAAATGCTCAACCTGGTTAAGGAATTCTATATTCAAAATATCCTTACGGTATTGTCAATCTTACGAGATGAAGCCTGCAGTCCAAAAGAGAAGCTGCTGCTGGCAGCAAACGAGATTATGGAATATTCGCTGCGTTTTCCCGGTAACCGGGTAATCTACACCCATTCCTTAGAGTGTTCAGATGATGATAAAACATCAAGACGCGTTATTGATCTGTCAGAGGAGATTGGCAGCCTGCTCAAAGCGTGTTTACGTAAGCTAATACCAGAAGATGATGATAACTTCAGGTTCAAGTATTTGATTTTCACTTCATCTATTAATTATCCTACGGAATACGAAGGGATTACGGAAACAGATGGATTATTCCTGACTGACAAAGAAGCGCGTATAGAATACCTTAACCTGTTGATTGATTCGTTATTTTCCGATTAA
- a CDS encoding FAD-dependent oxidoreductase produces the protein MAYPALFSPIQIRGLELKNRIIFPAMGTKMPSEERFVTQQLIDYHVARAEGGCGLNFTEVCSVYGPAAPKKFLAISDDKYIPGLQQLTEAIHDAGGKAGIQLWLGGLAVASDSEQIIIIPSPVPVPGTEYTIPGADIETLQAAAKSFGEGARRAVEAGFDAIEFHAGHNYTPHSFLSPFFNRRTDEYGGSLENRARFLIECITSIRGNIPADMPLFMRIDAHDDYLEGGLSIEDVIAFCKMAQAAGVDALDVSRGNFSSAAIKYEVPPIDLPRGFNVDNAARIRRETGMLTVAVGRINAPDQAEDILADGKADMVVIGRAQLADPEFCLKAESGNSNDIVECVACNQGCYDGFVSSEVPFITCLRNPALGREAEYKLMMTDHPKKVVVAGGGIAGLEAAMVLKRRGHQPIVCEAAGALGGQFALAGEAPRKEEMKAAAISRGEQVIREGIEVRLNSLVTESLLEELEPDEVIVAVGASPMELRIPGSQLTKVTNSHDVLSGEATVTGEVVIVGGGLVGLEVAEYLHGRASKITVVEMLDKVAKDLGELRSICVMESLHESGVQLMTNTKCLEITEYGVVIENNGEVSAYPCDSVVVAIGAKSRNYEGLQHFCNEHDIPVHVIGDALRARRALNAVSEAHEVARMI, from the coding sequence ATGGCTTATCCTGCTTTGTTCAGTCCTATTCAAATCAGAGGGTTAGAGTTGAAGAACCGTATTATCTTTCCGGCCATGGGCACCAAAATGCCTAGTGAGGAACGCTTTGTTACCCAGCAGCTTATCGATTACCATGTAGCCAGAGCAGAAGGAGGCTGCGGTTTAAATTTCACTGAGGTATGTTCGGTATATGGGCCAGCTGCGCCTAAGAAGTTCCTGGCCATCTCTGATGATAAATATATCCCTGGTCTACAGCAGCTTACAGAGGCCATCCATGATGCAGGCGGCAAGGCAGGAATTCAGTTATGGCTGGGTGGATTGGCCGTTGCTAGTGATAGTGAGCAAATAATCATTATTCCAAGTCCCGTGCCTGTGCCTGGTACAGAATACACCATACCGGGAGCAGATATTGAGACTTTACAGGCTGCGGCTAAGTCCTTCGGAGAAGGGGCACGGCGGGCAGTCGAAGCCGGCTTCGACGCCATTGAATTTCATGCAGGCCATAACTATACTCCGCATTCTTTCCTGAGCCCCTTCTTTAACCGGAGAACCGATGAATACGGGGGAAGCCTGGAGAACAGAGCCAGATTCCTGATTGAATGTATTACTTCGATTCGCGGTAACATTCCGGCAGATATGCCGTTGTTTATGCGTATTGATGCTCACGATGATTATCTGGAGGGCGGACTGAGTATAGAGGATGTTATCGCATTCTGTAAAATGGCACAAGCTGCCGGCGTGGATGCGCTTGACGTCTCCAGAGGTAATTTCTCTTCTGCGGCAATCAAATATGAGGTGCCTCCTATCGACCTGCCAAGAGGTTTCAATGTCGATAATGCAGCCAGAATCCGCCGGGAAACAGGGATGCTGACTGTTGCGGTAGGACGTATTAATGCCCCTGACCAGGCAGAGGACATCCTCGCGGACGGCAAAGCAGATATGGTGGTGATCGGACGTGCCCAGCTTGCTGACCCTGAATTCTGCCTGAAGGCAGAGTCCGGCAACAGCAACGATATTGTAGAGTGTGTCGCTTGCAATCAGGGCTGCTATGACGGATTTGTCTCAAGTGAAGTTCCATTCATTACATGCTTAAGAAACCCGGCTTTGGGCAGAGAAGCGGAATACAAGCTGATGATGACAGATCATCCCAAGAAGGTTGTAGTTGCCGGTGGCGGAATCGCCGGTTTGGAAGCGGCCATGGTGCTGAAGCGCAGAGGACATCAGCCGATTGTATGCGAGGCGGCAGGAGCGCTGGGCGGCCAGTTTGCCCTGGCTGGTGAAGCGCCAAGAAAAGAAGAGATGAAAGCAGCCGCTATATCCCGGGGAGAACAGGTAATCAGAGAGGGCATTGAGGTCCGACTGAATAGTCTGGTTACGGAGTCGCTCCTGGAAGAACTCGAGCCGGACGAAGTGATTGTGGCCGTAGGCGCATCCCCCATGGAGCTGAGAATTCCCGGAAGCCAGTTGACCAAGGTTACGAATTCGCATGATGTACTGTCTGGAGAAGCAACGGTAACCGGAGAAGTCGTTATTGTCGGCGGGGGACTCGTTGGTCTTGAGGTTGCTGAATACCTGCATGGTAGGGCTTCCAAGATCACTGTAGTCGAGATGCTGGATAAAGTAGCGAAAGACTTGGGTGAACTACGCTCGATCTGTGTCATGGAAAGCCTGCATGAATCAGGGGTCCAGCTTATGACCAACACCAAGTGCCTTGAAATTACTGAGTATGGAGTCGTCATTGAAAACAATGGTGAAGTATCTGCGTACCCGTGTGATTCCGTAGTTGTCGCCATCGGGGCAAAGTCACGGAACTATGAGGGGCTCCAGCATTTTTGCAATGAACATGATATCCCTGTTCATGTGATCGGTGATGCCTTGCGTGCCCGCAGAGCCTTAAACGCTGTCAGCGAAGCGCATGAAGTGGCGAGAATGATCTAA
- a CDS encoding glycoside hydrolase family 3 C-terminal domain-containing protein: protein MERNIKEIISQMTLEEKAAICSGQDFWNTIPIERLGIPSIMMTDGPHGLRKQEWEADHLGVNQSVPATCYPTGSGLASSWNTGLAEQMGSMIGLEASAADVSIVLGPGVNIKRSPLCGRNFEYLSEDPYLSGTLAASYIQGVQSQGVGTSIKHFAVNNQEYKRMSVDAQVDERTLREIYLASFEYAIKQGQPWTVMAAYNKVNGEYCSENTRLLTDILREEWGFEGAVISDWGAVNERDLGVAAGMDLEMPSSNGVGSKKIIEAVQSGRLSEAVLDQTVDRILTLVFKAVESRKENITVDPEVQHLKAREIAGECMVLLKNEEAILPIGIKDSVAVIGAFARKARYQGGGSSHILPTKLDTIYEEMVKIAGADDRIRYAAGYPLDTDTIDEELIQEAVEAARQSQVAVIVAGLPERYESEGFDRKHLQLPDNHRRMIEAVAAEQANVVVVLSNGGPLEMPWLDNVKAVLEAYLGGQASGGAVADLLYGLVNPSGKLAETFPKKLIHNPSYLNFPGDGETAEYREGIFVGYRHYDTREVEPLFPFGFGLSYTQYEYTDLKLSHHTIQDTDRLSVTAKIRNIGRMAGKEVVQLYVSDIESTLPRPSKELKGYAKVALQPGEETTVQFELDKRSFAYYDAKRQDWIVETGEFEILIGSSSRNIELKDTVVVESSTVLLQTITRHSTFADLLQHPRGAAIMEAMGQHDVKDSGLGEGMDELILNTSLHNAAMMSNGLFTEETLQSILAAVNS from the coding sequence GTGGAGCGTAATATCAAAGAAATTATTAGCCAAATGACCTTGGAAGAAAAAGCAGCAATCTGCTCTGGACAAGATTTCTGGAATACCATACCCATCGAGCGTCTTGGAATACCTTCAATTATGATGACAGACGGCCCCCATGGACTTCGGAAGCAAGAGTGGGAGGCAGATCACCTTGGCGTGAACCAAAGTGTTCCTGCCACCTGCTATCCCACCGGAAGCGGTCTTGCCTCCTCTTGGAATACCGGGCTCGCAGAGCAAATGGGCTCCATGATTGGACTGGAAGCGTCAGCTGCGGATGTATCGATTGTTCTTGGACCAGGAGTGAACATCAAGCGCTCCCCATTATGCGGCCGGAACTTTGAATATTTATCAGAGGACCCGTATTTATCAGGAACACTGGCAGCGAGTTATATACAAGGTGTACAGAGCCAGGGCGTCGGCACCTCCATTAAGCATTTTGCCGTAAACAATCAGGAATATAAAAGAATGTCAGTCGACGCCCAGGTGGACGAACGAACCTTGCGGGAAATCTATCTTGCCAGCTTTGAATATGCCATTAAACAAGGACAGCCCTGGACGGTCATGGCTGCGTACAACAAAGTGAACGGGGAGTATTGTTCAGAGAACACCCGTCTATTAACAGACATCCTCCGCGAAGAATGGGGCTTTGAGGGTGCAGTGATCTCGGACTGGGGAGCCGTCAACGAGCGGGACCTGGGCGTTGCTGCCGGTATGGATCTTGAAATGCCATCCAGTAACGGAGTCGGCAGCAAGAAGATTATTGAAGCTGTCCAATCCGGCAGACTGAGTGAAGCTGTGCTTGATCAGACTGTAGACAGAATTTTAACACTTGTCTTCAAAGCTGTCGAAAGCCGGAAAGAGAATATTACCGTTGATCCTGAGGTTCAACATCTTAAAGCCCGTGAAATTGCCGGAGAATGTATGGTTCTGCTCAAGAACGAAGAGGCTATCCTTCCTATCGGAATTAAGGATTCAGTTGCGGTAATCGGTGCTTTTGCCCGGAAGGCGCGTTATCAGGGCGGGGGCAGCTCCCACATTCTTCCTACTAAGCTCGATACGATATATGAAGAAATGGTTAAGATTGCCGGAGCGGATGACCGTATAAGGTATGCGGCCGGCTATCCGCTGGATACCGATACGATCGACGAAGAACTGATTCAGGAGGCGGTTGAAGCTGCAAGACAGTCGCAAGTTGCCGTTATTGTTGCCGGTCTGCCTGAACGTTATGAATCGGAAGGGTTTGACCGAAAGCATCTTCAGTTGCCGGATAACCATCGGAGGATGATTGAAGCCGTCGCTGCGGAACAAGCCAATGTTGTAGTTGTACTCAGCAACGGAGGACCGCTTGAAATGCCTTGGCTGGATAACGTTAAAGCTGTGCTGGAGGCGTATTTAGGCGGACAGGCTTCCGGGGGAGCCGTAGCTGATCTGCTCTATGGGCTTGTCAATCCGAGCGGCAAACTCGCTGAGACCTTCCCTAAAAAGCTAATTCACAACCCGTCCTACTTAAACTTCCCGGGGGATGGGGAGACAGCGGAATACAGAGAAGGCATATTCGTGGGCTACCGCCACTACGACACTAGAGAAGTTGAACCGCTATTTCCCTTCGGTTTCGGCTTAAGCTATACGCAATATGAGTATACAGATCTTAAGCTCAGTCATCATACGATTCAGGACACAGACCGTTTGTCCGTTACAGCTAAAATCAGGAACATAGGACGTATGGCTGGAAAAGAGGTCGTTCAGTTATATGTAAGTGATATTGAATCAACACTCCCCCGCCCAAGCAAGGAGTTAAAAGGCTATGCCAAGGTTGCGCTTCAACCAGGAGAAGAGACAACCGTTCAATTTGAGCTGGATAAACGATCCTTTGCGTATTACGATGCCAAGCGTCAAGATTGGATTGTTGAGACGGGGGAATTCGAAATTCTCATCGGCAGCTCTTCCAGAAATATCGAACTAAAAGACACGGTAGTGGTGGAATCAAGTACTGTTCTGCTCCAAACCATCACAAGGCATTCTACCTTTGCGGACCTGCTTCAGCATCCCCGTGGCGCTGCTATTATGGAAGCAATGGGACAACATGATGTTAAGGATAGTGGTTTGGGAGAAGGAATGGACGAATTAATTCTGAACACTTCGTTGCATAACGCGGCCATGATGAGTAATGGGCTGTTCACTGAAGAGACACTTCAGAGCATTCTTGCCGCTGTGAATAGCTAA